From Pan troglodytes isolate AG18354 chromosome 11, NHGRI_mPanTro3-v2.0_pri, whole genome shotgun sequence, the proteins below share one genomic window:
- the LOC472978 gene encoding BTB/POZ domain-containing protein KCTD1-like, with product MLRPLITRSPASPLNNQGTPTPAQLTKSNAHVHTDVGSHMYTSSLATLTKYPVSRIRRLCDGTEPIVLDSLKQHYFTDRDGQMFRYILNFLQTSKLLILDDFKDYTSLYEEAKYFQLQLMLLEMERWKQDRETGRFSRPCECLVVCVAPDLRERITLSGDKSLVEEVFPEIGDVMCNFVSAGWNHDSTHVVRFPLSGYCHLNSVQVLERLQQRGFEIMGSCRGGVGSS from the coding sequence ATGTTAAGACCTCTGATCACTAGATCCCCTGCATCTCCACTGAACAACCAAGGCACCCCTACTCCGGCACAACTCACAAAATCCAATGCGCATGTCCACACTGATGTGGGCAGCCACATGTACACCAGCAGCCTGGCCACCCTCACCAAATACCCTGTATCCAGAATCAGAAGACTTTGTGATGGTACAGAGCCCATAGTTTTGGACAGTCTCAAACAGCACTATTTCACTGACAGAGATGGACAGATGTTCAGATATATCTTGAATTTTCTACAAACATCCAAACTCCTCATTCTTGATGATTTCAAGGACTACACTTCGTTATATGAAGAggcaaaatattttcagcttcaGCTCATGTTGTTGGAGATGGAAAGATGGAAGCAGGACAGAGAAACTGGTCGCTTTTCAAGGCCCTGTGAGTGCCTTGTTGTTTGTGTGGCCCCAGACCTCAGAGAAAGGATCACGCTAAGTGGTGACAAATCCTTGGTAGAAGAAGTGTTTCCAGAGATCGGCGATGTGATGTGCAACTTTGTCAGTGCAGGCTGGAATCACGACTCCACGCACGTCGTCAGGTTTCCACTAAGTGGCTACTGTCACCTCAACTCAGTCCAGGTCCTCGAGAGGTTGCAGCAAAGAGGATTTGAAATCATGGGCTCCTGTAGGGGAGGAGTGGGCTCGTCCTAG